Proteins from a genomic interval of Verrucomicrobium sp.:
- the gluQRS gene encoding tRNA glutamyl-Q(34) synthetase GluQRS: MYRGRIAPTPTGRLHLGHAATFHAAWRRARERRGQVVLRIEDLDPQRCRPEFSKGMIEDLRWLGLDWDEGPVHQSARRPLFLDAWRRLRDGGWIYPCARSRRDVAEAALAPHEEEPIYPPAWRAAPEEALSWAEPRGVNWRFRVPDGETLSFPDGARGEVRRTAGADFGDFLVWNRDDVPAYELAVVVDDLAMDITEVVRGEDLLTSTCRQLLLYRALGGAPPAFYHCPLVRDAEGRRLSKRGGALELRALREAGKTAEEVLREAAAGLYISSSANSSFSIASSLGGSNSRKRSAL; the protein is encoded by the coding sequence ATGTATCGAGGCCGCATCGCCCCCACCCCCACCGGCCGCCTGCACCTGGGCCACGCCGCCACCTTCCACGCCGCCTGGCGGCGGGCCCGGGAGCGGCGGGGACAGGTGGTCCTGCGCATCGAGGACCTGGACCCGCAGCGGTGCCGGCCCGAGTTTTCCAAAGGGATGATCGAGGACCTCCGGTGGCTGGGCCTGGACTGGGACGAGGGTCCCGTCCACCAAAGCGCGCGCCGCCCCCTTTTCCTGGACGCCTGGCGCCGCCTGCGGGACGGAGGCTGGATCTACCCGTGCGCCCGCTCCCGCCGGGACGTGGCGGAGGCCGCCCTGGCCCCGCACGAGGAGGAGCCGATCTACCCGCCCGCCTGGCGCGCCGCGCCGGAGGAGGCCCTCTCCTGGGCGGAACCGCGCGGCGTCAACTGGCGCTTCCGCGTGCCGGACGGGGAAACCCTTTCCTTCCCGGACGGCGCCCGGGGCGAGGTGCGGCGGACGGCGGGCGCCGACTTCGGCGACTTCCTGGTGTGGAACCGGGACGACGTGCCCGCGTACGAGCTGGCCGTCGTCGTCGACGATCTGGCCATGGACATCACGGAAGTGGTGCGGGGCGAGGACCTGCTGACCTCCACCTGCCGCCAGCTCCTCCTCTACCGCGCCCTGGGCGGCGCGCCGCCCGCCTTCTACCACTGCCCGCTGGTGCGGGACGCCGAGGGGAGGCGCCTTTCCAAGCGCGGCGGCGCGCTGGAACTGCGCGCGCTGCGGGAGGCGGGAAAAACGGCGGAAGAGGTCCTGCGGGAAGCGGCCGCGGGACTCTATATCTCCAGCTCGGCGAACTCTTCCTTCTCGATCGCCTCTTCCTTGGGCGGCTCCAATTCGCGGAAGCGCTCGGCATTGTAG
- a CDS encoding tyrosine recombinase XerC: MPFPVDKPAADPEVEAFLDFLRTQKSYSPYTERNYRQALAEFSRGAALSSWWAAQPADFRAYLYRLARDGKHKPSSIRLRFAALRAFYNWAVRTRRGGLTESPVKAAALKLPRLPRRLPTFLSGEQVAALLDAPRQKWEARGKEKSAGRPWREWHYRRDRAWLETLYGGGLRIGELTGLERADYDRARGIVRVLGKGRKERLCPIGDAAAAAIDNYLELCPHAGPRLFVSGTGAALTPRFVQLALKDYLLRASLDPKLTPHKLRHSFATHLLDAGADLRSVQELLGHAQVTTTQIYTGVSTERLKKVYRKAHPRA; encoded by the coding sequence ATGCCCTTCCCCGTCGATAAACCGGCGGCCGATCCCGAGGTGGAAGCCTTTCTCGACTTCCTGCGGACCCAAAAGAGCTATTCCCCCTACACGGAGCGGAACTACCGCCAGGCCCTGGCGGAGTTCTCCCGCGGCGCGGCCCTTTCCTCCTGGTGGGCGGCCCAGCCCGCCGACTTCCGCGCCTATCTCTACCGGCTGGCGCGCGACGGCAAGCACAAGCCCTCCAGCATCCGCCTGCGCTTCGCCGCCCTGCGGGCCTTTTACAACTGGGCCGTCCGCACCCGCCGCGGCGGCCTGACCGAAAGCCCGGTGAAGGCCGCCGCCCTCAAGCTGCCCCGGCTGCCCCGCCGCCTGCCCACCTTCCTGAGCGGGGAGCAGGTGGCCGCCCTTCTGGACGCACCCCGGCAAAAGTGGGAGGCGCGCGGCAAGGAGAAGAGCGCCGGCCGCCCCTGGCGGGAGTGGCACTACCGGCGGGACCGGGCCTGGCTGGAGACGCTCTACGGCGGCGGGCTGCGCATCGGCGAATTGACCGGGCTGGAACGCGCCGATTACGACCGGGCGCGCGGCATCGTCCGCGTGCTGGGCAAGGGGAGGAAGGAGCGCCTCTGCCCGATCGGCGACGCAGCCGCCGCGGCCATCGACAACTACCTGGAACTCTGCCCGCACGCGGGGCCGCGCCTCTTCGTCTCCGGGACGGGCGCCGCGCTCACCCCGCGCTTCGTCCAGCTGGCGCTCAAGGACTACCTCCTGCGCGCGAGCCTCGACCCGAAGCTGACTCCCCACAAGCTGCGCCACAGCTTCGCCACGCATCTCCTGGACGCCGGGGCCGACCTGCGCAGCGTGCAGGAGCTGCTGGGCCACGCGCAGGTCACCACCACGCAGATCTACACCGGCGTCTCCACGGAACGGCTGAAGAAGGTCTACCGGAAAGCTCATCCCCGGGCGTAA
- a CDS encoding thiamine pyrophosphate-dependent enzyme, whose protein sequence is MNHMTAEELIAFEAHIQQLWETGELPFLVHLCGGNEKELISIFSEVKEGDWIFSSHRAHYHYLLAGGPPERLETLIRNGRSMFVFDKKRHFLSSSVLGGTCGIAAGVAWQLKEEGSSNRVWCFLGDGAEEEGHFYESVLFVEGNELPCTFVVEDNDRSVDTEKSKRRGKAQIAWPSCVRRYHYISTWPHAGSGCKHQIVFKEDIVKRLLEPVEISAK, encoded by the coding sequence ATGAACCACATGACGGCCGAAGAACTGATCGCCTTCGAGGCCCACATCCAGCAGCTGTGGGAAACGGGCGAGCTGCCCTTCCTGGTCCATCTCTGCGGCGGCAACGAAAAGGAGCTCATCTCCATCTTCAGCGAGGTGAAGGAGGGCGACTGGATCTTCTCCTCCCACCGCGCCCACTACCACTACCTGCTGGCCGGCGGCCCGCCGGAGCGGCTCGAAACCCTCATCCGCAACGGCCGCTCCATGTTCGTCTTCGACAAGAAGCGCCACTTCCTCTCCTCCTCCGTCCTGGGCGGCACCTGCGGCATCGCCGCCGGGGTGGCCTGGCAGCTGAAGGAGGAGGGCTCCTCCAACCGCGTCTGGTGCTTCCTGGGCGACGGCGCCGAGGAGGAAGGCCACTTCTACGAGTCGGTCCTCTTCGTGGAGGGGAACGAGCTGCCCTGCACCTTCGTCGTGGAAGACAACGACCGCAGCGTCGACACCGAAAAATCCAAGCGCCGCGGCAAAGCCCAGATCGCCTGGCCCTCCTGCGTCCGCCGCTACCACTACATCTCCACCTGGCCGCACGCCGGATCGGGCTGCAAGCACCAGATCGTCTTCAAGGAAGATATCGTCAAAAGGCTCCTGGAGCCGGTTGAGATCAGCGCGAAGTAA
- a CDS encoding 2-hydroxyacid dehydrogenase → MKLAIFDTHQYDQESLEQANEGLGHELKFFKPCLSPETAALAAGYPAVCVFVHDQLDEATLAVLHEGGTKLVALRCAGFNNVDLKAAARLGIRVVRVPEYSPYAVAEHAMALLLALNRKLPRAYNRTRDGNFSLDGLVGFDLHGKTVGVVGLGRIGAAFARIAKGFGCRLLGYDVVVNEAVREEIALEYTSLDRVLREADIVSLHVPLFKETAHLINAQTLGKMKRGALLINASRGGLIDAVALLEAIKSGHLGGAALDVYEGEEELFFRDLSGQVLQDDVLARLLSCPNVMVTAHQAFLTQEALREIAQTTLGNVTAFEKKEPLRHVLAAA, encoded by the coding sequence ATGAAGCTGGCGATTTTCGACACCCACCAATACGACCAAGAATCCCTGGAACAGGCCAACGAAGGGCTGGGCCACGAGCTGAAGTTCTTCAAGCCCTGCCTCTCCCCGGAGACGGCCGCCTTGGCCGCGGGCTACCCCGCCGTCTGCGTCTTCGTCCACGACCAGCTGGACGAAGCGACACTGGCCGTCCTGCACGAAGGGGGGACGAAGCTCGTCGCCCTGCGCTGCGCGGGATTCAACAACGTCGACCTGAAGGCCGCCGCCCGCCTGGGCATCCGCGTGGTGCGGGTGCCGGAATACTCCCCCTACGCCGTGGCGGAGCACGCCATGGCGCTGCTCCTGGCGCTCAACCGGAAGCTGCCCCGCGCCTACAACCGGACGCGGGACGGGAACTTCTCCCTGGACGGGCTCGTCGGCTTCGACCTGCACGGGAAGACCGTCGGCGTCGTCGGCCTGGGGCGGATCGGCGCGGCCTTCGCCCGCATCGCCAAGGGCTTTGGCTGCCGCCTGCTGGGCTATGACGTGGTGGTGAACGAGGCGGTGCGGGAGGAAATCGCCCTGGAATACACCTCCCTGGACCGCGTGCTGCGGGAAGCGGACATCGTTTCCCTGCACGTCCCGCTCTTCAAGGAAACCGCCCATCTCATCAACGCCCAGACGCTGGGGAAGATGAAGCGCGGCGCCCTCCTCATCAACGCCAGCCGCGGCGGCCTGATCGACGCGGTGGCGCTTCTGGAGGCGATCAAGAGCGGCCACCTGGGCGGCGCGGCGCTGGACGTCTACGAGGGGGAGGAGGAGCTCTTCTTCCGCGATCTTTCAGGCCAGGTGCTCCAGGACGACGTGCTGGCCCGCCTCCTCTCCTGCCCGAACGTGATGGTCACCGCCCACCAGGCCTTCCTGACCCAGGAGGCCCTGCGCGAGATCGCCCAGACGACGCTGGGGAACGTCACCGCCTTCGAAAAGAAGGAGCCCCTCCGCCACGTGCTGGCCGCCGCCTGA
- a CDS encoding TetR/AcrR family transcriptional regulator, whose translation MRYAKDHKAESRKKIVAAASRTFRCNGIAATGIDEVMRNAGLTKGAFSAHFRSKDDLVTAALRDSMEHSPLFSLTAGEDTLEGLIFHYLTAAHRDHPQEGCPAAALAPEIARLPGAIRETFAEGLGKMVSFVEARLPKGKTGAARREAALSVLATMLGTLQLARLAGETETSNHILKTGAQAALKLGREAAPAAPPRGKRNARKG comes from the coding sequence ATGCGCTACGCCAAAGACCACAAGGCCGAGTCCCGCAAGAAAATCGTCGCCGCCGCCTCCCGCACTTTCCGGTGCAACGGCATCGCGGCGACCGGCATCGACGAAGTCATGCGCAACGCCGGCCTGACGAAGGGGGCTTTCTCCGCCCACTTCCGCTCAAAGGACGATCTCGTCACCGCCGCCCTGCGCGATTCCATGGAGCACAGCCCCCTCTTCTCCCTGACCGCCGGGGAGGACACGCTGGAGGGGCTCATTTTCCATTATCTGACCGCGGCGCACCGGGACCACCCGCAGGAAGGGTGCCCCGCCGCCGCCCTGGCCCCCGAAATCGCCCGCCTTCCCGGAGCCATCCGGGAGACCTTTGCCGAAGGGCTGGGGAAAATGGTGTCTTTCGTGGAGGCCCGCCTTCCGAAGGGAAAGACTGGCGCCGCCCGGCGGGAAGCGGCCCTCTCCGTCCTGGCCACCATGCTGGGCACGCTCCAGCTGGCCCGGCTCGCCGGGGAGACCGAAACCTCCAACCACATTCTTAAAACGGGCGCCCAGGCCGCGCTCAAGCTGGGCCGGGAAGCGGCTCCCGCCGCCCCTCCCCGCGGCAAGAGAAACGCCCGGAAAGGCTAA
- a CDS encoding cytidylate kinase-like family protein: MFDTLAPLRTYLESHLRLRSHPGETRRPVVTISRQRGAEGAVIARRVASLLTERSGGRQSWLVMDEALAERVVQDHALPKRIEQFLAEEHVSTIADVIEELANLHPSRWTLVEKMAETILHMAELGHVIFVGRAANIVTASCPDAFHVRIIGSLEKRVARLVEEEGMTEKEARAQIAKKDRDRDRFAWHYFHVRAQDPLQYDLLINTDRVSIEAAAGLIAQLAEKK; the protein is encoded by the coding sequence GTGTTCGACACCCTGGCCCCCCTGAGAACCTATCTGGAGTCGCACCTGCGGCTGCGCTCCCATCCGGGGGAGACGCGCCGCCCGGTGGTCACCATTTCCCGCCAGCGTGGCGCGGAGGGCGCCGTAATCGCCCGGCGCGTGGCCTCCCTTCTGACGGAACGCAGCGGCGGCCGCCAGTCCTGGCTGGTGATGGACGAGGCCCTGGCCGAGCGCGTGGTGCAGGACCACGCCCTGCCAAAGCGGATCGAGCAATTCCTGGCCGAGGAGCACGTCTCGACCATCGCTGACGTCATCGAGGAACTGGCCAATCTCCACCCCTCCCGCTGGACCCTCGTCGAGAAGATGGCGGAGACGATCCTCCACATGGCGGAGCTGGGGCACGTCATCTTCGTCGGCCGGGCGGCGAATATCGTTACCGCCAGCTGTCCGGATGCTTTCCATGTGCGGATTATTGGCTCTCTTGAAAAAAGGGTGGCCCGGCTGGTGGAAGAGGAGGGGATGACGGAAAAGGAGGCCCGCGCGCAGATCGCCAAGAAAGACCGGGACCGTGACCGCTTTGCCTGGCACTACTTCCACGTCCGGGCCCAGGACCCCCTCCAATACGACCTGTTGATCAACACCGACCGCGTCTCTATCGAGGCGGCGGCGGGGCTCATCGCCCAGTTGGCTGAAAAGAAGTAG
- a CDS encoding efflux RND transporter periplasmic adaptor subunit → MKIFFPLFFLAALLAVSAGCSRPPEADPRVGAPLVRLAEVAASGEGGRRAFTGTVKARVESDLGFRVPGKVVERLVDAGVAVKAGQPLMRLDRADYAHSIADEEGTVAAAAARNVNAQADLKRCAELLPADAVSRKEYDAAGAEADSAKSLLEAALARLQIARDNDSYTELRADSDGVVMETLAEPGQVVTAGQVVVKLAHAGPREAAVNLPETVRPVLGEKARASLYGNASLLCGAFLRQLSDSADPLTRTYEARYVLEGEAALAPLGATVTVYIAEDGKPGAVQVPLAALYDAGEGPGVWVWNPKTSQVSFQRVQVAALGSEEALLAQGPPIGARIVALGANLLHEGDTVRVAEGGKVQVAMNEGARR, encoded by the coding sequence ATGAAAATTTTCTTCCCCCTCTTCTTTCTGGCCGCGCTCCTGGCCGTGTCGGCCGGATGTTCCAGGCCGCCGGAGGCCGATCCGCGCGTGGGGGCGCCCCTGGTCAGGCTGGCGGAGGTGGCAGCGTCCGGGGAGGGGGGGCGGCGCGCCTTTACCGGGACGGTGAAGGCGCGGGTGGAAAGCGATCTGGGCTTCCGCGTGCCGGGGAAGGTGGTGGAGCGCCTGGTGGACGCCGGGGTGGCGGTCAAGGCGGGCCAGCCGCTCATGCGGCTGGACAGGGCCGATTACGCCCATTCGATCGCCGATGAGGAAGGGACGGTCGCCGCCGCGGCGGCGCGGAACGTCAACGCCCAGGCGGATCTCAAGCGCTGCGCGGAGCTGCTGCCGGCCGACGCGGTTTCCAGGAAGGAATACGATGCGGCCGGCGCGGAGGCGGACAGCGCCAAGTCCCTGCTGGAGGCCGCCCTGGCCCGCCTGCAGATCGCCCGGGACAATGACAGTTACACGGAGCTGCGGGCCGATTCCGACGGGGTGGTGATGGAAACGCTGGCGGAACCCGGCCAGGTGGTGACGGCGGGGCAGGTCGTGGTGAAGCTGGCCCATGCCGGACCGCGGGAGGCGGCGGTGAACCTGCCGGAAACCGTCCGCCCCGTCCTGGGAGAGAAGGCGCGGGCCTCCCTCTACGGAAATGCGTCCCTGCTTTGCGGCGCCTTTCTCCGCCAGCTTTCCGATTCGGCCGACCCTTTGACCCGCACATATGAGGCCCGCTACGTGCTGGAAGGGGAGGCCGCGCTGGCCCCGCTGGGGGCCACGGTCACGGTCTATATCGCGGAGGATGGAAAGCCCGGGGCCGTCCAGGTGCCCCTGGCGGCGCTTTACGACGCGGGGGAAGGCCCCGGCGTCTGGGTGTGGAATCCGAAGACGTCCCAAGTCTCCTTCCAGCGGGTGCAGGTCGCCGCGCTGGGGAGCGAGGAAGCCCTGCTGGCCCAGGGGCCGCCGATCGGCGCCCGCATCGTGGCCTTGGGGGCCAATCTCCTGCATGAAGGGGACACGGTCCGCGTCGCGGAAGGGGGCAAGGTCCAGGTGGCCATGAACGAGGGGGCCCGGCGATGA
- the atpC gene encoding ATP synthase F1 subunit epsilon, whose protein sequence is MTPLRLEIVTPQALVFDGEVEMVTLPGEEGEFGVLYGHTPLLARTAEGVVEWIAQGKRRRLKVSPGFATVSEKGVSLFISDRKDPDATPACEELPAADAARLNL, encoded by the coding sequence ATGACCCCGCTGCGCCTGGAAATCGTCACCCCGCAGGCCCTGGTCTTCGACGGGGAGGTGGAGATGGTGACTTTGCCGGGGGAGGAAGGGGAGTTCGGCGTCCTTTACGGGCATACGCCCCTGCTGGCCCGCACGGCGGAAGGGGTGGTGGAATGGATCGCCCAGGGAAAGCGGCGGCGGCTGAAGGTTTCCCCCGGCTTTGCCACCGTCTCCGAAAAGGGCGTCTCCCTGTTCATTTCCGACCGGAAGGACCCCGACGCCACGCCCGCCTGCGAGGAGCTGCCGGCGGCCGACGCCGCGCGGCTCAACCTTTAG
- a CDS encoding radical SAM protein → MRQNKYSDLKIVQFPEKIQSFHDGVITAPIYVRIKPINRCNQDCHFCCYAQSWRKTSSETDEINHIVSDMHTDMNESDTMPTAKALELIDDLKEMGVRAVTFSGGGEPLLHKDIVTIMERVVEYGIDLSIITNGQLLRGDRAAVLAKAKWVRVSMDYTNAEQMILSRRVGEKAFTDTMENLKTFSALKGESCDLGINYIVHKANYEGLVPFATLLKESGVENVRFSPMWIPNFVEYHTPIKARVEEQLREAQSLVDERFSINSTYELNSSTKSIHRKYTKCLFMQTVPVVGADQVVYACHNKAYDKTGAIGHIRDKRFKELWFSDEAKHVFETLNPQKVCRHECANDNKNLIFHNLASMHADNFV, encoded by the coding sequence ATGAGACAAAACAAATACAGCGACCTGAAGATCGTTCAGTTCCCGGAGAAGATCCAAAGCTTCCACGACGGCGTCATCACCGCGCCCATCTACGTCCGCATCAAGCCCATCAACCGGTGCAACCAGGACTGCCACTTCTGCTGCTACGCCCAGAGCTGGCGGAAAACCTCCTCCGAGACGGACGAGATCAACCACATCGTCTCGGACATGCACACGGACATGAACGAGTCCGACACCATGCCCACGGCCAAGGCCCTGGAGCTCATCGACGACCTCAAGGAAATGGGCGTGCGCGCCGTCACCTTCTCCGGCGGCGGGGAACCCCTGCTGCACAAGGACATCGTCACCATCATGGAGCGGGTGGTCGAATACGGGATCGACCTCTCCATCATCACCAACGGGCAGCTCCTGCGCGGCGACCGCGCCGCCGTCCTGGCCAAGGCCAAATGGGTCCGCGTCAGCATGGACTACACCAACGCCGAGCAGATGATCCTCTCCCGCCGCGTCGGGGAAAAGGCCTTCACCGACACGATGGAGAACCTCAAAACCTTCTCCGCCCTCAAAGGGGAGAGCTGCGACCTGGGCATCAACTACATCGTCCACAAGGCCAATTACGAGGGGCTGGTCCCCTTCGCCACCCTGCTGAAGGAGTCCGGCGTGGAAAACGTCCGCTTCTCCCCCATGTGGATCCCCAACTTCGTCGAATACCACACCCCCATCAAGGCCCGCGTGGAGGAGCAGCTCCGGGAAGCCCAGAGCCTGGTGGACGAGCGCTTCAGCATCAATTCCACCTACGAGCTGAATTCCTCCACCAAGAGCATCCACCGCAAGTACACCAAGTGCCTCTTCATGCAGACCGTCCCGGTGGTGGGGGCGGACCAGGTCGTCTACGCCTGCCACAACAAGGCCTACGACAAGACCGGCGCCATCGGCCACATCCGCGACAAGCGTTTCAAGGAGCTCTGGTTCAGCGACGAGGCCAAGCACGTCTTTGAGACCCTCAATCCGCAGAAAGTCTGCCGCCACGAGTGCGCCAACGACAACAAGAACCTGATCTTCCACAACCTGGCCTCCATGCACGCCGACAACTTCGTATGA
- a CDS encoding helix-turn-helix domain-containing protein produces MLQREAILEQLSKSQIYRDYEEAFSRSTELPLSLRPHEIWRHALEGKKHENPFCALLAKTNASCAACLQVQQKIVEGKGEGATTVTCFAGLCDTAVPLRVGTEVVGFLQTGQVALKKPTRAGFSRVARQLVEWGMEVDLTRLEDAYFHSKVLGKEQYAAMVRLLEIFAQHLSLFANQLLTAQSHAEPPLVTRAKQYIEERVGEEISLQDMAAALHVSTFHFCKMFRKATGMTFTEYLSRTRVEKARNLLLNPNLRVSEIAFACGFGSLGHFNRTFKQIAGLSPSAYRRKASAKG; encoded by the coding sequence ATGCTGCAGCGGGAGGCCATTTTGGAGCAGCTCTCCAAGTCGCAAATCTACCGCGACTACGAGGAGGCGTTCAGCCGTTCCACCGAGCTGCCCCTCAGCCTTCGCCCCCACGAGATCTGGCGTCATGCCTTGGAGGGGAAGAAGCACGAAAACCCTTTCTGCGCCCTTCTGGCCAAAACCAACGCCAGCTGTGCCGCCTGCCTTCAGGTGCAGCAGAAGATCGTGGAAGGGAAGGGGGAGGGGGCCACCACCGTCACCTGCTTCGCCGGATTGTGCGATACGGCCGTCCCCCTGCGGGTGGGGACGGAGGTCGTCGGCTTTCTGCAGACCGGCCAGGTGGCGCTCAAGAAGCCGACCCGGGCCGGTTTCTCCCGCGTCGCCCGCCAGCTGGTGGAATGGGGCATGGAGGTCGACCTGACCCGGCTGGAAGACGCCTACTTCCACTCCAAAGTGCTGGGGAAGGAGCAATACGCCGCCATGGTCCGGCTCCTGGAGATCTTTGCCCAGCACCTCTCCCTCTTCGCCAACCAGCTCCTGACCGCGCAGAGCCATGCGGAGCCCCCCTTGGTCACCCGTGCCAAGCAATACATCGAGGAGCGGGTGGGGGAGGAAATCTCCCTCCAGGACATGGCGGCGGCGCTCCACGTCAGCACCTTCCATTTTTGCAAGATGTTCCGGAAGGCGACGGGGATGACCTTCACCGAATATCTCTCCCGCACGCGCGTGGAAAAGGCCCGCAACCTTTTGCTGAACCCGAACCTGCGGGTGAGCGAGATCGCCTTCGCCTGCGGTTTCGGCTCCCTGGGCCATTTCAACCGCACCTTCAAGCAGATCGCCGGGCTTTCCCCCAGCGCCTATCGCCGAAAGGCCTCGGCTAAAGGTTGA
- a CDS encoding FkbM family methyltransferase has protein sequence MANHFFDVGANVGQTFDDFLLNHPQFDGWDIWCFEPSPRHVPALIEKARALTSRYRIHICPFGLRGRSGPQTFFQKDDERGDSFESYLASDHETVNLDTGYLLHSAAYEAGQFILQHTAPDDKIWLKLDCEGSEFDLLSTLIGNTEALARVDQILVEWHTIQSIAPIRNIRELHLMYLSIGKRLERWAF, from the coding sequence ATGGCCAACCACTTCTTCGATGTCGGGGCCAACGTAGGCCAGACCTTCGACGACTTTCTTCTTAACCACCCGCAATTCGACGGCTGGGATATCTGGTGCTTCGAGCCGTCTCCCCGCCATGTGCCCGCTCTCATCGAGAAAGCGCGCGCTCTTACCTCCCGCTACCGGATCCATATCTGCCCCTTCGGGCTCCGGGGCCGGAGCGGCCCCCAGACCTTTTTCCAGAAGGACGACGAACGGGGGGATTCCTTCGAGTCCTATCTCGCCAGCGATCATGAGACGGTCAATCTCGACACAGGCTACCTTCTCCACTCCGCCGCGTATGAGGCGGGTCAATTTATCCTGCAACATACCGCCCCGGATGACAAAATCTGGCTCAAGCTCGATTGCGAGGGCTCCGAGTTCGACCTCCTCTCCACCTTGATCGGCAACACCGAGGCGCTAGCCCGCGTTGACCAGATTCTCGTCGAGTGGCACACCATCCAGTCGATCGCCCCCATCCGCAATATCCGGGAGCTTCACCTGATGTATCTTTCGATCGGCAAACGGTTGGAGCGGTGGGCATTCTAG
- a CDS encoding pyridoxamine 5'-phosphate oxidase family protein: MNKKSSGFFNPVPYKIEESEDLFRVLRTLVSGAHPGILATVDEKGFPRMRWMASLSCEDFPYLYTLTSPASRKVTQLRANPQVSWMFFNQDLSMVVNLIGRADVLEDEKSIREMWNRVRDKKHAYFLRSGGEDRGSAVVRTRVERVECVTPENYMHFEVNKDVLLSPARRKKRASDAAATSSEALFHLRDSGPTLHPE; this comes from the coding sequence ATGAACAAAAAATCGAGCGGTTTCTTCAATCCGGTCCCTTACAAGATCGAGGAAAGCGAGGACCTCTTCCGCGTCCTGCGGACGCTGGTCAGCGGCGCCCACCCGGGCATCCTGGCCACCGTCGACGAAAAGGGGTTTCCCCGCATGCGCTGGATGGCCAGCCTCTCCTGCGAGGATTTCCCCTACCTCTACACCCTGACCTCCCCCGCCAGCCGGAAGGTGACGCAGCTCCGCGCCAATCCCCAGGTCAGCTGGATGTTCTTCAACCAGGACCTGAGCATGGTGGTGAACCTGATCGGCCGGGCCGACGTGCTGGAGGACGAAAAATCGATCCGCGAGATGTGGAACCGCGTGCGGGACAAGAAGCACGCCTACTTCCTGCGCAGCGGCGGGGAGGACCGGGGCAGCGCCGTGGTGCGGACCCGCGTGGAGCGGGTCGAGTGCGTCACGCCGGAGAATTACATGCACTTTGAGGTGAACAAGGACGTCCTCCTTTCCCCGGCGCGAAGGAAGAAGCGGGCCTCCGACGCCGCGGCGACTTCTTCCGAGGCGCTTTTCCATCTGCGCGATTCCGGACCCACCCTTCACCCCGAATAG